The following DNA comes from Mycobacterium sp. MS1601.
TGTGTGAATGCTCGGCCACGATCAGCGAATGGAAACCGCGCTCCTCGATGGCGCGACCCAGGGACACGGGGTCGATTCCGTCGTCGGTGACGAACGTCGAAATACCGAATTTCATGTTGCGCTCCTCACAGTCTGGACTCCCCCACGACAATGCCTACGTGCTCGACCGTATTCCCCCGATCGATCTCCTCGGATCGGGCTCCCGGGCAATCGCTGCGACGCTAGGGTGCTGTCCGTGAGCAAACGGGTGTTGACCAGCGCCCGAGGGCGCTGGTTGGCCATCGCGGCCTCGATCGCCGTGTCGGCGGGAATGTTCTATGCCCAGAGTTCCGACCACCACCTGCAGACGCCGACCGTTGCGCCTGCCGGCCACAACCACGTCCTCGCCGACGCGCCGACGGCCGCCGCGCCTGCCGAGGCGGCACCCCTGCTGGCCAGCGTCCCCGCCGGGGCCGCCGACATCGCGTTCGCACTTCCCCGGGGAGTGACCCCCGAAGGCGGACTACAGGTCAGGACCATCTGGGTAGCCCGCGCCATCAGCGTCCTGTTCCCCGAGGTGACGACCATCGGCGGCTACCGCCAGGACCCCTTGAAGTGGCATCCCAACGGTCTGGCCATCGACGTGATGATCCCCGACCACAACACCGAAGAGGGCATCGAACTCGGCAATCAGATCGCGGGGCTGGCGCTGGCCAACGCGCAGCGCTGGGGGGTGCTGCACGTCATCTGGCGCCAGGGCTACTACCCGGGCGTCGGCGCTCCGAGTTGGACTGCGGACTACGGCAACGAGACCGCCAACCACTTCGATCACGTGCACATCGCCACCTCCGGCGGGGGCTACCCCACCGGCAAGGAGACGTACTTCATCGGCTCGATGAGTAAAAGCTGAGCCACCCTCGCAGTGAGTTATTGACGCGCAGAACGCAAATCGATCCGCCAGGTCGCACCGGCTTGTAACGTCTGCGTCAACTTCGAGCCCGCCGTGATGGGAGTGCCTTGTGTCGACGGTCAAACAGGTCTGTCTTGGTGTTGCTGCCGCGGGTGTGATCGCCGGCGCGGGCACCGTGTTGGCTACCGGCGTCGCCTACGCCGACACCACCACCGATAGCGGGTCGTCCGCGTCGGCAAGCGCCGATTCCCCCGGCGGTGAGAGCTCCTCGGAACGCAGCGCCACCCGCACGGAGAAGAAAGAGAACGAGGAAAAGAACGACGACGACGACACATCGGCCTCCGACGATGTGTCGAAGTCGAGCACCACGTCGCCGGAGCCCGACGACGACTCCGACGACACGCCGTCGAGGACCTTCGGTTCCACCAACACCTCCGATGACGACCAGGGCGCCGACGACGACTCCGATGCATCGACGTCGGAGGACCTGACGAACGAGGACACCGCCGCTATCGAGGACACCGCAGCTGAGCCTGTGCAGCCGGCGGTGCTCACGCGCGAGGAGATCAAGGCCGCCCAGGCTCCCCAGCGCAAGCAGCGCGATCTGCCATTGCCGTTGCTGCCCACCACACCCGCCGCCCCGGCTGTCACCACCACCGCGGCCGCTGAGCGCAACCGCGCCGCCACCACCGCTGACGTCACCGCGACCGCCGTGGATCCCACCAAGCAACGTGTCCTGGTGATCGGTGTGGACGGCACCAACCTGAGCCGGGTGTTGGACAATCCGGCCAACACGAACTTCTGGGAGTTGATGCAGACCGGCACCACCGGCGCGGCCTCCATCGTCGGACACACGACGATCTCCAACCCGTCCTGGACCGCCATCCTGACCGGCGTCTGGGACAACAAGAGTGGCGTGATCAACAACGTCTTCACCCCCTCGACCTACAACCGCTGGCCCACGGTGTTCAACCAGCTCGAGGAGTACAACCCGAACATCAAGACCAAGGCAATCGCGGATTGGAAAGTGGTCGCCGACATCGCCGGGGCAGGTTCCACCCCGGCCGACGAGGTGATCTACATCCCGCAAGGCCCCAACGACCCGGTGTACGCAGCGGCCGACGCCGCCGTCACCGCCGAGACGGTGAAGTCCATCCTGGGCACCGATCCTGGCTACGAGAACGTCCCGAACTTCATGTTCACCTACATGACCGGGGTCGACGAGGCCGGACATCTGTACGGCGGGGCCTCGACGCAGTACGCGCAGGCCATCGAAAGGGCCAACGTCAACGTCGGGCTGATCCTCGACGCGGTCGCCGCACGTGAAGCCGCGACCTGCGCCGCCGGTCCGAGCACGTGCGAGGACTGGACCATCATCATGGTGACCGACCATGGTCACCAGCCGCAGCAGGGTTTCGGCCACGGCTTCCAATCCCCCGACGAGACATCGACGTTCGTGATCGTCGACGGCCCGGACTTCGATGACGCGAAGATGAACCTGAAGTACTCGATTGTCGACGTCACCCCCACGGTGGTGAGCCTGTTCGGGCTCGGCCCCCGCGGCGACGCCGACGGTGTGCCGCTGACCGATCTGACGGGCAGCCAAGTCGACCCGGTGAATCTGCGTCAGGCCCTACAGGACGCCATCGACATGTACGGATGGCCGGATATCCAGACGAACGTGGCGTTGAGCCTGCGCACTGTCTTCGCCACCATCCCTTACTACGTGGACACCTTCACCGCCGACATCACGTCACAGTTGCAGGCCATCGCCGGACAGGGGATCTTCCTGGTCAGTGATGTCGCCGCCATCGCGGTGTTCCCCGTGGAGCTGATCGGCGACGCGCTGTACGCGGTGACCAACGCGATCGCCCAGGTGGTGGCACGACTGACCGGGATCGACGGGGCTGGGCCGTTGCTGCCGTCGAGCGCTGACCGCGACGGTCAGCCGTACCCGTGGATCGTCGTGTAGATCCTGCTACCACCCGTTATGGGTGGCGGTTGGCCCAGCCGTCGTCGTTGTAGGTCAGCAGCCGTATCTCGCGGTCCCAGGCGCGGACCCGCAGACGGTCGAGTCCCCTGCGCACGCCCATGGCACCGATACCGCCGAACAGGACGATGGTGGTCCAGCCGACCCAGGCGATGCCCAGCGCGCTGAGTTCGGCGTCCAGGGGTTGCAGTGGAGCGCTGACCACCTCGTTGTCGGTGTCCAACCAGATGGTCAGTGGCGCACCGGTTTCGACGGTGGCGGGGCTGATGATCTGCTCGGTGCGAACCTTGTTGCCGTCCGCCCACTGAACGGTGACAGACGCCGCGGAGTCGAAGTCGGTGGGGAACCCGGTGCTGCCGCGTACCACCGTCGCCTGCACCGAATGCCGCGTCTGTGCCTGCTCGGTAACAGCATGCATGCGCTCCGTGTAGGTCTGGTGGTGCAGCTGCATGGCAAGTGGTATCGCCATGAGCGCGATGGCTGCCACGGCGAGGACCGAAAACGCCTCGATCCGATCGGACAACCGCACCAACGGATTGCGCCCCAGCGCGCGCAGATACCACCGACACTGCTTGGGGAACGTTCGCATCAACACGCCTCAGGGTCTGATCTTCTTTACCGACGACCTCTTCGATGCTGACAGCGAATTGCTTAGATCTCCAATTGAAACGGTGTCCACGCGACGGATATCACAGCAGGTCCGGTGGTGTGGCGACCTCAGTCCAGCTGGTCGTCGTCGAGCACCGAGGCCCGGTAGTCGTCGGCGAACTCGTCAATGGCGGCCAGCGCCTCGGCGGTCAGTTCGTCACGGATGCCCGCCTCGGCGTGGGCGAACGGAACATAGGCACG
Coding sequences within:
- a CDS encoding glycoside hydrolase, with amino-acid sequence MGLPGNRCDARVLSVSKRVLTSARGRWLAIAASIAVSAGMFYAQSSDHHLQTPTVAPAGHNHVLADAPTAAAPAEAAPLLASVPAGAADIAFALPRGVTPEGGLQVRTIWVARAISVLFPEVTTIGGYRQDPLKWHPNGLAIDVMIPDHNTEEGIELGNQIAGLALANAQRWGVLHVIWRQGYYPGVGAPSWTADYGNETANHFDHVHIATSGGGYPTGKETYFIGSMSKS
- a CDS encoding alkaline phosphatase family protein, whose translation is MSTVKQVCLGVAAAGVIAGAGTVLATGVAYADTTTDSGSSASASADSPGGESSSERSATRTEKKENEEKNDDDDTSASDDVSKSSTTSPEPDDDSDDTPSRTFGSTNTSDDDQGADDDSDASTSEDLTNEDTAAIEDTAAEPVQPAVLTREEIKAAQAPQRKQRDLPLPLLPTTPAAPAVTTTAAAERNRAATTADVTATAVDPTKQRVLVIGVDGTNLSRVLDNPANTNFWELMQTGTTGAASIVGHTTISNPSWTAILTGVWDNKSGVINNVFTPSTYNRWPTVFNQLEEYNPNIKTKAIADWKVVADIAGAGSTPADEVIYIPQGPNDPVYAAADAAVTAETVKSILGTDPGYENVPNFMFTYMTGVDEAGHLYGGASTQYAQAIERANVNVGLILDAVAAREAATCAAGPSTCEDWTIIMVTDHGHQPQQGFGHGFQSPDETSTFVIVDGPDFDDAKMNLKYSIVDVTPTVVSLFGLGPRGDADGVPLTDLTGSQVDPVNLRQALQDAIDMYGWPDIQTNVALSLRTVFATIPYYVDTFTADITSQLQAIAGQGIFLVSDVAAIAVFPVELIGDALYAVTNAIAQVVARLTGIDGAGPLLPSSADRDGQPYPWIVV
- a CDS encoding Rv1733c family protein, whose translation is MRTFPKQCRWYLRALGRNPLVRLSDRIEAFSVLAVAAIALMAIPLAMQLHHQTYTERMHAVTEQAQTRHSVQATVVRGSTGFPTDFDSAASVTVQWADGNKVRTEQIISPATVETGAPLTIWLDTDNEVVSAPLQPLDAELSALGIAWVGWTTIVLFGGIGAMGVRRGLDRLRVRAWDREIRLLTYNDDGWANRHP